From Salvia splendens isolate huo1 chromosome 3, SspV2, whole genome shotgun sequence, a single genomic window includes:
- the LOC121796379 gene encoding MLP-like protein 43 encodes MASLTNKLIAQVAFKAGGDIFHHLMCNNPLHLISATPDKIQDCKMHQGDFGVNGSVIEWSYNVDGKPQTAKQVLQGIDKEKKQISWKMLEGSLCELYKDMVITVHVETKNGVDFVTWTVEYELIAAETLHPMSLLNFVICLTKDMESHIFG; translated from the exons ATGGCCTCATTGACCAACAAGTTGATAGCCCAGGTGGCATTCAAGGCCGGTGGCGACATCTTTCACCACCTCATGTGTAATAATCCCCTCCACCTCATCAGCGCCACCCCTGACAAGATCCAGGACTGTAAGATGCATCAAGGCGACTTCGGAGTCAATGGCTCCGTGATCGAGTGGAGCTACAATGTTG ATGGGAAACCTCAGACGGCGAAGCAAGTGCTTCAAGGCATCGACAAGGAGAAGAAGCAAATCTCGTGGAAGATGCTTGAAGGAAGCCTTTGCGAGCTCTATAAGGACATGGTCATAACGGTCCATGTCGAGACAAAAAATGGGGTAGACTTTGTCACTTGGACTGTAGAATACGAGCTCATCGCGGCTGAAACTCTGCATCCAATGTCCTTGTTGAACTTCGTCATCTGTCTCACTAAAGATATGGAGTCTCACATCTTTGGTTGA
- the LOC121796380 gene encoding MLP-like protein 31 — MASYPNKLIAQLAFKAGGHVFHQLASLNPRHFIKATPTHIQECKLHQGDYGVNGSVIEWSYTVDGKPQTAKQVLQGIDNEKKQISWKMLEGDLCVLYKDLVITAHVETKNGVDFITWTIDYELISPENPHPVSFLNFFICLTKDLESHIFG, encoded by the exons ATGGCCTCATACCCTAACAAGTTGATAGCCCAGTTGGCATTCAAGGCTGGTGGGCATGTGTTTCATCAGCTCGCGTCTCTTAATCCCCGTCACTTCATCAAAGCCACCCCTACGCACATCCAGGAGTGTAAGTTGCATCAAGGCGATTACGGAGTCAATGGCTCCGTTATCGAGTGGAGCTACACCGTTG ATGGCAAACCTCAGACGGCGAAACAAGTGCTTCAAGGCATCGACAATGAGAAGAAGCAAATCTCGTGGAAGATGCTCGAAGGAGACCTTTGCGTGCTCTACAAGGACTTGGTCATAACGGCCCATGTTGAGACCAAAAATGGCGTCGACTTCATCACTTGGACTATAGACTACGAGCTCATCTCACCCGAAAATCCGCACCCGGTTtccttcttgaacttcttcatcTGTCTCACTAAAGACTTGGAGTCTCACATCTTTGGATGA
- the LOC121796340 gene encoding casein kinase 1-like protein 3, with the protein MERIVGGKYKLGRKIGSGSFGDIFLATHIDTFEIVAVKIENNKTKHPQLLYEAKLYRSLQGGSGVPGIKWSGVNGDENVLVIDLLGPSLEDLFVYCGRKFSLKTVLMLADQMITRIEFVHSKGLLHRDVKPDNFLMGLGRKANQVYIIDFGLAKRYRDLTSNRHIPYRENKNLTGTARYASCNTHLGIEQSRRDDLESLGYVLLYFLRGSLPWQGLKAATKKQKYDKICEKKLSTPIEVLCKSHPVEFASYFHYCHSLTFDQRPDYGFLKRLFRELFTREGCEFDYVFDWTILKYQQAQTSKTQKRPIAGESSEVAPIEAEKHQGSNAPLPSNLGDRMRSNNTAASPGVRLQFKSPTSRNVTHGNPVDRNVFSNTNVPSTSFSHAVVGKGNTSKPILPVEANENPASSSSWISSLRRISSSK; encoded by the exons ATGGAGCGGATAGTCGGAGGCAAATACAAGCTCGGCCGTAAGATCGGCAGTGGATCATTTGGTGATATCTTTTTGG CTACGCATATAGACACGTTTGAGATTGTGGCAGTGAAGATC GAAAACAATAAGACCAAGCACCCCCAGCTTCTCTACGAGGCCAAGTTATACCGCTCCCTCCAAGGGGGAA GTGGTGTACCTGGCATAAAGTGGTCTGGTGTCAATGGAGATGAAAATGTTCTAGTCATTGATTTACTGGGACCGAGCCTTGAGGACCTTTTCGTGTATTGTGGTAGGAAGTTCTCGTTGAAGACGGTGTTAATGTTGGCTGATCAAATG ATAACCAGGATAGAATTTGTCCATTCTAAAGGCCTCCTTCATCGGGATGTCAAACCTGATAACTTTCTCATGGGTCTTGGTCGGAAAGCGAATCAG GTTTATATTATTGATTTTGGTTTGGCTAAAAGGTACCGTGATTTGACATCAAACCGGCATATTCCCTACAG GGAGAATAAGAATTTGACGGGAACCGCACGGTATGCAAGTTGTAACACCCATCTTGGAATTG AGCAAAGCCGAAGGGATGATCTCGAGTCCCTTGGATACGTGCTTCTATATTTTTTGAGAGGAAG CCTTCCCTGGCAGGGATTAAAAGCTGCCACCAAGAAGCAGAAGTATGACAAGATTTGCGAGAAAAAATTATCAACTCCTATTGAG GTGCTGTGCAAGTCCCACCCTGTGGAATTCGCCTCCTATTTCCACTATTGCCATTCTTTGACGTTTGACCAGCGACCTGATTATGGATTTTTGAAACGTTTATTCCGTGAACTCTTTACTCGTGAAG GTTGTGAGTTTGATTATGTATTTGACTGGACTATATTGAAGTATCAGCAAGCACAAACAAGTAAAACGCAAAAACGG CCGATTGCTGGAGaaagcagtgaagtggctccgATAGAAGCAGAAAAGCATCAAG GCAGTAATGCTCCTCTTCCATCCAATTTGGGTGACCGTATGAGGTCAAATAACACCGCTGCCAGTCCTGGTGTACGCTTGCAATTCAAATCACCAACAAGTCGAAATGTCACTCATGGCAATCCTGTGGACAGAAAT GTGTTCAGTAACACAAATGTGCCATCCACTTCGTTCTCCCATGCTGTTGTCGGAAAAGGAAATACCTCAAAACCTATATTACCTGTGGAGGCAAATGAAAACCCCGCTTCTTCAAGTAGTTGGATTTCTTCCTTACGCCGCATCTCTTCATCCAAGTGA